Proteins co-encoded in one Rhopalosiphum maidis isolate BTI-1 chromosome 2, ASM367621v3, whole genome shotgun sequence genomic window:
- the LOC113553029 gene encoding inositol-trisphosphate 3-kinase homolog isoform X1 has protein sequence MCFWNLVTMGPRRQWQRFCETKRQRHGCAGSDGDEIALHQQQTENEWKNSQCNTVTSSAKKNHKKENSLLKFLALNALELSAPASDVLLRNNSTNTAGTATDSEVRNAVKSQETVTSNVQSTTCRSASQQQSWFQLSGHPDCFAPAGLGTIWKKCSGGTEKDVYEALSNEPSLQDIVPKYYREVEYNGQTFIELQDLLYGFRDPNVMDIKMGTRTFLESEVKNSSARPDLYLKMIAVDPEAPNSEERKLQAVTKLRYMQFREEQSSTCSHGFRIEAMKFRGSPPVTDLKTVKSDEEVNNTLALFLGDRHDIKQRLVVRLNEIRSKLDRSHYFKTHEIVGSSILIIYDDTKIGAWLIDFAKTRQVPEHTVLTHRRPWVPGNHEEGFLFGLDHLIESTENLHTPVSKDSVAPSSSIKVET, from the exons caaaCCGAAAACGAATGGAAGAACTCGCAGTGCAATACTGTGACTTCATCGGCCAAAAAGAACCACAAGAAAGAAAACTCACTGTTAAAATTCTTGGCGttg aacgcTCTGGAGTTGAGTGCACCCGCCAGCGATGTTTTGCTGCGCAACAACAGCACGAACACAGCCGGAACCGCGACGGATTCTGAAGTGCGAAACGCAGTCAAGTCTCAAGAAACGGTGACATCCAATGTACAGTCGACCACTTGTAGGTCAGCCTCACAACAGCAGTCGTGGTTCCAGCTGTCCGGACATCCGGACTGTTTTGCACCCGCCGGCCTGGGTACGATATGGAAGAAGTGCAGCGGCGGCACCGAAAAGGACGTGTATGAGGCGCTTTCCAACGAGCCCAGTCTTCAAGACATCGTGCCAAAGTATTACAGGGAAGTCGAGTACAACGGACAGACTTTCATCGAGCTGCAAGACTTGCTGTACGGCTTCCGAGACCCCAACGTCATGGACATCAAAATGGGCACGCGCACGTTCCTGGAGTCAGAGGTGAAAAACTCTTCGGCGCGACCGGACCTGTATCTCAAG atGATTGCCGTCGATCCCGAAGCGCCAAATTCCGAAGAACGCAAGTTGCAAGCGGTCACAAAACTGCGGTACATGCAGTTCAGAGAAGAACAGAGTTCGACGTGCAGCCACGGTTTTAGAATTGAAGCTATGAAG TTTCGAGGCTCTCCGCCCGTTACGGATTTGAAGACTGTGAAAAGCGACGAAGAAGTGAATAACACTCTTGCTTTGTTCCTGGGCGACCGCCATGACATCAAACAGAGGCTGGTTGTCAGACTGAATGAAATACGGTCAAAATTGGATCGTTCTCATTACTTTAAAACTCACGAG ATTGTGGGTAGCAGTATCTTGATCATATACGACGATACTAAGATCGGCGCTTGGCTGATTGACTTTGCTAAGACAAGACAAGTACCCGAACATACAGTACTTACCCACAGACGACCATGGGTACCGGGCAACCATGAGGAGGGCTTCTTGTTTGGTCTCGACCATCTCATAGAG tcaACTGAGAATTTACACACTCCTGTCTCAAAAGATTCTGTAGCGCCATCGAGCTCTATTAAAGTGGAAACTTGA
- the LOC113553029 gene encoding inositol-trisphosphate 3-kinase homolog isoform X3: MTHPLREFPPPDYCSETITNKQTENEWKNSQCNTVTSSAKKNHKKENSLLKFLALNALELSAPASDVLLRNNSTNTAGTATDSEVRNAVKSQETVTSNVQSTTCRSASQQQSWFQLSGHPDCFAPAGLGTIWKKCSGGTEKDVYEALSNEPSLQDIVPKYYREVEYNGQTFIELQDLLYGFRDPNVMDIKMGTRTFLESEVKNSSARPDLYLKMIAVDPEAPNSEERKLQAVTKLRYMQFREEQSSTCSHGFRIEAMKFRGSPPVTDLKTVKSDEEVNNTLALFLGDRHDIKQRLVVRLNEIRSKLDRSHYFKTHEIVGSSILIIYDDTKIGAWLIDFAKTRQVPEHTVLTHRRPWVPGNHEEGFLFGLDHLIESTENLHTPVSKDSVAPSSSIKVET; the protein is encoded by the exons caaaCCGAAAACGAATGGAAGAACTCGCAGTGCAATACTGTGACTTCATCGGCCAAAAAGAACCACAAGAAAGAAAACTCACTGTTAAAATTCTTGGCGttg aacgcTCTGGAGTTGAGTGCACCCGCCAGCGATGTTTTGCTGCGCAACAACAGCACGAACACAGCCGGAACCGCGACGGATTCTGAAGTGCGAAACGCAGTCAAGTCTCAAGAAACGGTGACATCCAATGTACAGTCGACCACTTGTAGGTCAGCCTCACAACAGCAGTCGTGGTTCCAGCTGTCCGGACATCCGGACTGTTTTGCACCCGCCGGCCTGGGTACGATATGGAAGAAGTGCAGCGGCGGCACCGAAAAGGACGTGTATGAGGCGCTTTCCAACGAGCCCAGTCTTCAAGACATCGTGCCAAAGTATTACAGGGAAGTCGAGTACAACGGACAGACTTTCATCGAGCTGCAAGACTTGCTGTACGGCTTCCGAGACCCCAACGTCATGGACATCAAAATGGGCACGCGCACGTTCCTGGAGTCAGAGGTGAAAAACTCTTCGGCGCGACCGGACCTGTATCTCAAG atGATTGCCGTCGATCCCGAAGCGCCAAATTCCGAAGAACGCAAGTTGCAAGCGGTCACAAAACTGCGGTACATGCAGTTCAGAGAAGAACAGAGTTCGACGTGCAGCCACGGTTTTAGAATTGAAGCTATGAAG TTTCGAGGCTCTCCGCCCGTTACGGATTTGAAGACTGTGAAAAGCGACGAAGAAGTGAATAACACTCTTGCTTTGTTCCTGGGCGACCGCCATGACATCAAACAGAGGCTGGTTGTCAGACTGAATGAAATACGGTCAAAATTGGATCGTTCTCATTACTTTAAAACTCACGAG ATTGTGGGTAGCAGTATCTTGATCATATACGACGATACTAAGATCGGCGCTTGGCTGATTGACTTTGCTAAGACAAGACAAGTACCCGAACATACAGTACTTACCCACAGACGACCATGGGTACCGGGCAACCATGAGGAGGGCTTCTTGTTTGGTCTCGACCATCTCATAGAG tcaACTGAGAATTTACACACTCCTGTCTCAAAAGATTCTGTAGCGCCATCGAGCTCTATTAAAGTGGAAACTTGA
- the LOC113553029 gene encoding inositol-trisphosphate 3-kinase homolog isoform X2 has product MRMSDMTVCPVASRQSFFDSFTVVSKAIGQLEKLMSGKQTENEWKNSQCNTVTSSAKKNHKKENSLLKFLALNALELSAPASDVLLRNNSTNTAGTATDSEVRNAVKSQETVTSNVQSTTCRSASQQQSWFQLSGHPDCFAPAGLGTIWKKCSGGTEKDVYEALSNEPSLQDIVPKYYREVEYNGQTFIELQDLLYGFRDPNVMDIKMGTRTFLESEVKNSSARPDLYLKMIAVDPEAPNSEERKLQAVTKLRYMQFREEQSSTCSHGFRIEAMKFRGSPPVTDLKTVKSDEEVNNTLALFLGDRHDIKQRLVVRLNEIRSKLDRSHYFKTHEIVGSSILIIYDDTKIGAWLIDFAKTRQVPEHTVLTHRRPWVPGNHEEGFLFGLDHLIESTENLHTPVSKDSVAPSSSIKVET; this is encoded by the exons caaaCCGAAAACGAATGGAAGAACTCGCAGTGCAATACTGTGACTTCATCGGCCAAAAAGAACCACAAGAAAGAAAACTCACTGTTAAAATTCTTGGCGttg aacgcTCTGGAGTTGAGTGCACCCGCCAGCGATGTTTTGCTGCGCAACAACAGCACGAACACAGCCGGAACCGCGACGGATTCTGAAGTGCGAAACGCAGTCAAGTCTCAAGAAACGGTGACATCCAATGTACAGTCGACCACTTGTAGGTCAGCCTCACAACAGCAGTCGTGGTTCCAGCTGTCCGGACATCCGGACTGTTTTGCACCCGCCGGCCTGGGTACGATATGGAAGAAGTGCAGCGGCGGCACCGAAAAGGACGTGTATGAGGCGCTTTCCAACGAGCCCAGTCTTCAAGACATCGTGCCAAAGTATTACAGGGAAGTCGAGTACAACGGACAGACTTTCATCGAGCTGCAAGACTTGCTGTACGGCTTCCGAGACCCCAACGTCATGGACATCAAAATGGGCACGCGCACGTTCCTGGAGTCAGAGGTGAAAAACTCTTCGGCGCGACCGGACCTGTATCTCAAG atGATTGCCGTCGATCCCGAAGCGCCAAATTCCGAAGAACGCAAGTTGCAAGCGGTCACAAAACTGCGGTACATGCAGTTCAGAGAAGAACAGAGTTCGACGTGCAGCCACGGTTTTAGAATTGAAGCTATGAAG TTTCGAGGCTCTCCGCCCGTTACGGATTTGAAGACTGTGAAAAGCGACGAAGAAGTGAATAACACTCTTGCTTTGTTCCTGGGCGACCGCCATGACATCAAACAGAGGCTGGTTGTCAGACTGAATGAAATACGGTCAAAATTGGATCGTTCTCATTACTTTAAAACTCACGAG ATTGTGGGTAGCAGTATCTTGATCATATACGACGATACTAAGATCGGCGCTTGGCTGATTGACTTTGCTAAGACAAGACAAGTACCCGAACATACAGTACTTACCCACAGACGACCATGGGTACCGGGCAACCATGAGGAGGGCTTCTTGTTTGGTCTCGACCATCTCATAGAG tcaACTGAGAATTTACACACTCCTGTCTCAAAAGATTCTGTAGCGCCATCGAGCTCTATTAAAGTGGAAACTTGA
- the LOC113553029 gene encoding inositol-trisphosphate 3-kinase homolog isoform X4 has product MGNLVQQQTENEWKNSQCNTVTSSAKKNHKKENSLLKFLALNALELSAPASDVLLRNNSTNTAGTATDSEVRNAVKSQETVTSNVQSTTCRSASQQQSWFQLSGHPDCFAPAGLGTIWKKCSGGTEKDVYEALSNEPSLQDIVPKYYREVEYNGQTFIELQDLLYGFRDPNVMDIKMGTRTFLESEVKNSSARPDLYLKMIAVDPEAPNSEERKLQAVTKLRYMQFREEQSSTCSHGFRIEAMKFRGSPPVTDLKTVKSDEEVNNTLALFLGDRHDIKQRLVVRLNEIRSKLDRSHYFKTHEIVGSSILIIYDDTKIGAWLIDFAKTRQVPEHTVLTHRRPWVPGNHEEGFLFGLDHLIESTENLHTPVSKDSVAPSSSIKVET; this is encoded by the exons caaaCCGAAAACGAATGGAAGAACTCGCAGTGCAATACTGTGACTTCATCGGCCAAAAAGAACCACAAGAAAGAAAACTCACTGTTAAAATTCTTGGCGttg aacgcTCTGGAGTTGAGTGCACCCGCCAGCGATGTTTTGCTGCGCAACAACAGCACGAACACAGCCGGAACCGCGACGGATTCTGAAGTGCGAAACGCAGTCAAGTCTCAAGAAACGGTGACATCCAATGTACAGTCGACCACTTGTAGGTCAGCCTCACAACAGCAGTCGTGGTTCCAGCTGTCCGGACATCCGGACTGTTTTGCACCCGCCGGCCTGGGTACGATATGGAAGAAGTGCAGCGGCGGCACCGAAAAGGACGTGTATGAGGCGCTTTCCAACGAGCCCAGTCTTCAAGACATCGTGCCAAAGTATTACAGGGAAGTCGAGTACAACGGACAGACTTTCATCGAGCTGCAAGACTTGCTGTACGGCTTCCGAGACCCCAACGTCATGGACATCAAAATGGGCACGCGCACGTTCCTGGAGTCAGAGGTGAAAAACTCTTCGGCGCGACCGGACCTGTATCTCAAG atGATTGCCGTCGATCCCGAAGCGCCAAATTCCGAAGAACGCAAGTTGCAAGCGGTCACAAAACTGCGGTACATGCAGTTCAGAGAAGAACAGAGTTCGACGTGCAGCCACGGTTTTAGAATTGAAGCTATGAAG TTTCGAGGCTCTCCGCCCGTTACGGATTTGAAGACTGTGAAAAGCGACGAAGAAGTGAATAACACTCTTGCTTTGTTCCTGGGCGACCGCCATGACATCAAACAGAGGCTGGTTGTCAGACTGAATGAAATACGGTCAAAATTGGATCGTTCTCATTACTTTAAAACTCACGAG ATTGTGGGTAGCAGTATCTTGATCATATACGACGATACTAAGATCGGCGCTTGGCTGATTGACTTTGCTAAGACAAGACAAGTACCCGAACATACAGTACTTACCCACAGACGACCATGGGTACCGGGCAACCATGAGGAGGGCTTCTTGTTTGGTCTCGACCATCTCATAGAG tcaACTGAGAATTTACACACTCCTGTCTCAAAAGATTCTGTAGCGCCATCGAGCTCTATTAAAGTGGAAACTTGA
- the LOC113552767 gene encoding uncharacterized protein LOC113552767: protein MSKNPFVNCESHEQKKIKGPIVEPKEKLFCPPTIVRLGNEQFEFNSMWFYKTCLKSLLSEDAVNNHLTICNTLSKRDEANPPTKKNEDTHYICETCKKVFARRVTLKKHLEVHEKSSSSIDSEESNDKVEAMDDVDANDGVDLLNTKNENDEDNDDNYELRKKIHEVALI, encoded by the exons ATGTCAAAAAATCCATTTGTAAACTGTGAATCGCATGaacaaaaaaagataaaaggTCCGATTGTCGAACCAAAAGAGAAACTATTTTGCCCTCCTACTATAGTGAGATTGGGTAATGAACAGTTTGAATTCAATAGTATGTGGTTTTACAAAACGTGCTTAAAAAGTTTGTTGAGCGAAGATGCTGTTAACAACCATTTGACTATTTGCAATACATTGTCAAAAAGAGATGAAGCTAATCCACCTACTAAAAA aAATGAAGATACTCATTATATTTGTGAGACttgtaaaaaagtatttgcAAGGCGTGTTACACTAAAGAAACATCTAGAAGTGCATGAAAAGTCATCAAGTAGTATAGACTCTGAAGAATCTAATGATAAAGTTGAAGCAATGGATGATGTTGATGCGAATGATGGAGTTGATcttttaaacacaaaaaatgaaaatgatgaGGATAACGATGATAATTACGAACTGAGGAAGAAAATCCATGAAGTGGCATTGATTTGA